A DNA window from Paenibacillus andongensis contains the following coding sequences:
- a CDS encoding S-layer homology domain-containing protein, producing the protein MKVGRKHLSVALSLPLLLSSLGGSFANAAAIPSTVTPASPPSWGYFVDNYKTNTSSNTTVPNAAIGTLSEFLKLWTPGDKVTDAVYYWKNGTKLNPAVLDANMQYVANIAATRTADQATAAYLDDRRNQTYSVTEGLGSLTDVYRNITNTYTSINGVAADATTKKYDDGNGSNAAGDENSELGKMVTLIGTLRGTYASGNPSKNFYQYPRPWRQLGEQVIVPTLVPAKSSTPASDGGFPSGHTNASYLAALSLAYAVPERFQELLTRASELGNNRIISGMHSPLDVMGGRVLATSLAAATLADPANQAIKQAAYDNAHANLLTQTGTAVDRFSDHSKNKTDYTERLTYGFSQINPTTNPMVVPKGAEVLLETRLPYLDNTQRRWVLATTGLPSGYPLLDDAEGWGRLNLFAAADGYGAFVNDVTVTMDTNKGGFHALDRWRNDISGTGKLTKEGTGTLKLQGNNTYSGGTQINKGTLEGDSKTAFGSGDVTNNGGTVVENVYGKMTIGGTYTQSDNGTFELNLNGKDDLLEIKGALNANGKLRLNFTGNYVPNGVVTIITHGKDQRYGQFSSVETAGLPSEYKVKVIYNSDSIQLAVTHDATTPSSGTPQTSGGATGEKGAGSNPETKHEMSPSGQNVDHVVVESDWLSKAISALNGKDASKQSITIAVTGNGDVAKVDLPMSVLADSKQTIPQSVISIQKDDGTAYHLPTSVIDTAKVAQTLGTDAKNVQISVTIQKVTGTVAEQISQKAIHNGVSLLGGSKAQVFEFSITASSGGKTVEINNFGNTYVTRNLIINQSTDPSTATAILYNPATGEMTFVPAVFQIVGGKTQVMIKNRSNSIYTVVQSSKSFDDLKSHWSKADVGLMASKLLVKGRTDSQFAPDETIKRAEFTSLLVRALGLNGNATAAFTDVNGKDWFAGSVGEAAKAGLISGFEDGSFHPNANISREQMAIMLSKAMDLAGKSYSVNGKQTELLGKFTDSSSISSWAQTAVAQVTGAGLVEGQTDNTFVAEANATRAEAVVMLKRFLQYAGFIN; encoded by the coding sequence ATCAAAGTAGGAAGAAAACATTTATCAGTTGCATTATCGCTGCCATTACTTCTTAGTTCCTTGGGCGGAAGTTTTGCGAATGCGGCAGCAATTCCATCAACAGTGACTCCGGCTTCACCGCCATCTTGGGGATACTTTGTAGATAATTACAAAACCAATACGTCGTCTAATACGACGGTACCCAACGCAGCCATTGGAACGCTATCCGAGTTTCTGAAGCTTTGGACACCTGGTGACAAAGTTACGGATGCTGTGTATTACTGGAAAAACGGAACCAAGCTGAACCCGGCTGTGCTGGATGCTAACATGCAGTATGTGGCCAATATCGCAGCTACCCGCACGGCTGATCAAGCAACAGCGGCCTATTTGGATGATCGAAGAAACCAAACTTATTCAGTCACGGAAGGTCTTGGATCACTCACCGACGTGTATCGGAACATTACGAATACGTACACATCGATTAATGGCGTTGCGGCTGATGCCACAACGAAAAAATACGACGACGGCAACGGTTCCAATGCCGCTGGCGACGAGAATTCCGAACTTGGCAAGATGGTCACTCTGATCGGAACGCTGCGTGGCACCTATGCATCAGGCAATCCATCCAAAAATTTCTACCAGTATCCTCGCCCGTGGCGTCAGCTTGGCGAGCAGGTCATTGTCCCTACCCTGGTTCCTGCAAAAAGCAGCACTCCGGCCTCGGACGGCGGCTTCCCGAGCGGTCATACCAATGCTTCGTATCTCGCCGCTTTGTCGTTGGCCTATGCTGTGCCTGAAAGGTTTCAGGAACTGTTGACCCGTGCCTCGGAGCTTGGAAACAACCGGATTATAAGCGGTATGCACTCCCCTCTTGATGTCATGGGAGGACGTGTCTTGGCAACGTCCCTGGCGGCTGCTACCTTGGCTGATCCGGCTAATCAAGCCATCAAGCAGGCTGCTTATGACAATGCCCATGCGAATTTGTTGACGCAAACCGGTACAGCGGTAGATCGGTTCAGCGACCACTCAAAGAATAAAACGGATTATACTGAACGTTTGACATATGGATTTAGCCAGATAAATCCGACGACTAACCCAATGGTGGTTCCTAAGGGAGCGGAAGTCCTGCTGGAAACACGCCTGCCTTACCTTGATAACACGCAACGTCGCTGGGTTTTGGCTACTACTGGTCTTCCATCAGGCTATCCTTTGCTTGATGATGCTGAGGGATGGGGACGGCTTAATCTCTTTGCCGCTGCAGATGGTTATGGTGCTTTTGTCAATGACGTTACAGTGACAATGGATACTAACAAAGGCGGTTTCCATGCGTTGGATCGCTGGCGTAACGATATCTCCGGTACAGGAAAGCTGACAAAAGAAGGAACGGGTACTTTAAAGCTGCAGGGCAACAATACTTATTCCGGAGGTACACAGATCAACAAAGGAACACTTGAGGGTGATTCGAAGACGGCTTTCGGAAGCGGCGATGTTACGAACAACGGAGGAACCGTCGTTGAAAATGTTTACGGGAAGATGACTATCGGCGGAACATACACACAATCTGACAATGGTACTTTTGAGCTCAACCTTAACGGTAAAGATGATCTACTCGAAATTAAGGGTGCTTTAAATGCAAATGGGAAATTACGTCTGAATTTTACGGGTAATTATGTTCCTAACGGCGTCGTCACTATCATAACCCATGGTAAGGATCAACGGTATGGACAATTCTCATCGGTTGAGACCGCGGGTTTGCCTAGCGAGTATAAAGTTAAGGTTATCTATAATTCCGATAGTATCCAGTTAGCAGTCACCCATGACGCAACAACCCCAAGCTCGGGTACGCCTCAAACATCAGGTGGAGCGACAGGCGAAAAGGGAGCAGGATCCAATCCTGAAACGAAACACGAAATGTCCCCGTCGGGTCAAAATGTGGATCATGTTGTAGTTGAAAGCGACTGGTTAAGCAAGGCTATAAGCGCACTGAATGGAAAAGATGCAAGCAAGCAAAGCATCACGATAGCAGTTACCGGCAATGGCGATGTCGCCAAAGTCGACTTGCCTATGAGCGTTCTTGCCGATTCGAAACAAACCATTCCTCAATCGGTCATTTCAATTCAAAAAGACGACGGTACAGCTTATCATTTACCGACATCGGTCATCGATACGGCGAAGGTGGCACAAACGCTAGGGACTGACGCTAAAAACGTGCAAATCAGCGTGACCATACAGAAGGTGACAGGAACTGTTGCCGAACAAATTTCGCAAAAAGCGATACATAATGGCGTTTCCCTCCTTGGCGGATCTAAAGCGCAAGTTTTCGAATTTAGTATAACGGCGAGTTCAGGCGGCAAGACAGTGGAAATCAACAATTTTGGAAATACGTACGTAACTCGCAATCTTATCATTAATCAGTCGACAGATCCAAGCACTGCGACAGCCATTTTGTATAACCCGGCAACCGGGGAAATGACCTTTGTCCCTGCAGTCTTCCAAATCGTAGGAGGCAAAACTCAAGTCATGATTAAGAACCGCAGCAACAGCATCTATACTGTTGTTCAGTCGAGCAAATCCTTTGACGATCTGAAAAGCCATTGGTCCAAAGCGGATGTGGGTCTGATGGCCTCCAAACTCTTGGTTAAAGGGCGGACGGATTCTCAGTTTGCTCCTGACGAAACGATCAAACGCGCCGAATTCACTTCGTTGCTGGTACGTGCTTTGGGGCTTAACGGTAATGCAACGGCGGCTTTTACGGATGTTAACGGCAAGGATTGGTTTGCAGGTAGCGTAGGTGAGGCGGCAAAAGCCGGTTTGATCAGCGGATTTGAGGACGGCTCCTTCCATCCGAATGCTAACATCAGCCGCGAGCAAATGGCTATAATGCTATCCAAGGCGATGGATTTGGCAGGAAAAAGCTACAGCGTAAACGGGAAACAAACAGAGCTGCTCGGTAAATTCACCGACAGTAGCAGCATCAGCAGCTGGGCCCAAACAGCGGTTGCACAAGTGACGGGAGCTGGTCTAGTTGAGGGTCAAACGGACAACACATTCGTAGCCGAAGCCAATGCAACTCGTGCAGAAGCTGTAGTGATGTTAAAAAGATTTTTGCAGTATGCCGGATTTATTAACTAA
- a CDS encoding cache domain-containing protein: MNTFSKKFLLSYMPIFLLTITVLIFMSFLVVNDLSRSETSKANHISTSYIVDTVDRTMSEMEMKVLQELELENSYDDFLYPSGNTRSNERYYDVVNSMNTLVKNYGLIDSIYIYRKQGNIVLTQSGLVELNAFADSDFLRKRLQEPESRDWSKVREYPAANGQNPVQVISLTRSLPIPFGQDGLMVVNVSTYRLERLINDLISGNVSYLDVYDESGNQVFEFLGKGYLKKGKVLTTIHAEHLNWTFQSGIQAGQLFSWVSLISYIWIVIGIATIIGAMVYLFYVTRRNYRPITMMMNRLQFLQLQNNNPKLS; the protein is encoded by the coding sequence ATGAATACGTTTTCAAAAAAGTTTTTATTATCTTACATGCCGATCTTCCTTCTGACGATAACAGTGCTGATTTTCATGTCATTTCTTGTTGTGAATGATCTTTCTAGAAGTGAAACTTCCAAAGCCAATCACATATCGACAAGCTATATTGTGGATACCGTTGATCGCACGATGAGTGAGATGGAGATGAAGGTTTTACAAGAACTGGAGTTGGAGAACTCCTATGACGATTTTCTTTATCCGTCCGGTAATACAAGGTCGAACGAGCGCTATTATGATGTCGTCAACAGCATGAATACCTTAGTCAAAAACTATGGTTTAATTGATTCCATTTATATTTATCGCAAGCAGGGTAACATTGTACTTACTCAGAGCGGTCTGGTTGAGCTTAACGCTTTCGCTGACTCGGACTTCCTTCGTAAAAGGCTGCAGGAGCCCGAAAGTCGCGATTGGAGTAAGGTCCGCGAGTATCCGGCAGCGAATGGGCAAAATCCGGTGCAGGTAATCTCTCTCACCCGATCATTACCAATTCCATTTGGCCAGGATGGGCTAATGGTTGTCAATGTCAGCACGTACCGATTGGAAAGATTGATCAATGACCTCATCAGCGGGAATGTTTCTTATCTCGACGTCTATGATGAAAGCGGTAACCAAGTGTTTGAATTTTTGGGCAAAGGTTATTTGAAGAAGGGTAAAGTGCTCACGACCATTCATGCGGAACACCTGAACTGGACCTTCCAAAGCGGTATTCAGGCCGGTCAGCTTTTTTCCTGGGTATCCTTGATCTCCTATATATGGATTGTAATTGGAATCGCTACCATAATTGGAGCAATGGTGTATCTCTTTTACGTTACAAGGCGAAATTATCGGCCTATTACAATGATGATGAATCGGTTGCAATTCCTCCAACTTCAAAATAATAACCCTAAGCTCTCTTAG
- a CDS encoding helix-turn-helix domain-containing protein encodes MENLIEQTTDYEKERRNNERVLRRQLFRDLIEGEHAGDLSERMKSMQPFGRDVTPCGFTIFIVELNRYGQFQQNFSPSDQNILKFAVMNVLNEIINDHHMSGWMEWISSDKLGTIVCFKEDTPDNTILRTVGEKCHDWINEHLRISLTMGIGSVVKKPEEIHSSYQAASSALHHKLSLGQEAVVMSDDLPGQSHYHRYQYFQSMSQFVREFRLAGDGWRIRLDAIFQSFINDNLRNEEIHLQLETLMKILEREVGELSENLASKFKGKLWEEMWTSLIQASSLHEVQRIVSDWLTELFQTYVSVNESKSYRALIEEIKKYIENNYSNPDLSLKHLSDRFQISGKYASYLFKEEFNTKFVDFLVHLRMNRAESLLENTNDTIQDIAMNVGYANAITFGRVFKKVVGVTPGDFRKLKNTEKKY; translated from the coding sequence TTGGAGAATCTGATTGAACAGACGACCGATTATGAGAAGGAGCGCCGGAATAATGAACGTGTCCTTCGCAGACAACTATTCCGTGATTTAATTGAAGGGGAACACGCGGGGGACTTAAGCGAACGTATGAAGAGCATGCAGCCCTTTGGCCGGGATGTCACCCCTTGCGGATTCACTATTTTTATCGTCGAGCTTAATCGCTATGGTCAATTTCAACAGAATTTCTCCCCCTCTGATCAAAATATTCTCAAATTCGCCGTGATGAACGTATTGAACGAAATCATTAATGACCATCACATGAGCGGCTGGATGGAGTGGATAAGCAGTGACAAATTAGGAACCATCGTTTGTTTTAAAGAGGATACTCCTGACAATACTATTCTTAGAACCGTTGGTGAAAAGTGCCATGATTGGATCAATGAACATCTGCGTATTTCATTAACGATGGGTATCGGATCCGTCGTGAAGAAACCGGAAGAGATCCATTCTTCGTATCAGGCTGCTAGCTCCGCCCTTCATCATAAGCTCTCTCTTGGGCAGGAGGCCGTTGTGATGAGCGATGATCTGCCCGGACAATCACACTATCACAGATATCAATATTTTCAGTCCATGTCTCAATTCGTTCGTGAATTCCGATTGGCGGGGGATGGCTGGCGGATAAGATTGGATGCGATTTTTCAGTCTTTTATCAATGACAATTTAAGAAATGAAGAAATTCACTTGCAACTTGAGACCTTGATGAAGATACTGGAGCGAGAAGTTGGAGAGTTGTCGGAGAACTTGGCAAGCAAGTTCAAAGGCAAGCTGTGGGAGGAGATGTGGACTTCCCTCATACAGGCCTCCAGTCTTCATGAAGTTCAGAGGATCGTATCGGATTGGTTGACGGAATTATTCCAGACTTATGTATCGGTGAACGAATCTAAGAGTTATAGGGCCTTGATTGAGGAAATCAAAAAGTACATTGAGAACAATTATTCCAACCCAGATCTTTCGTTGAAGCATCTGAGTGACCGGTTTCAAATTTCCGGAAAGTATGCCAGCTACTTATTCAAAGAAGAATTCAATACGAAATTCGTTGATTTTCTTGTACATCTCCGGATGAATCGTGCGGAGTCATTGCTCGAGAACACCAACGACACGATCCAGGATATTGCCATGAATGTGGGATATGCCAACGCCATTACTTTCGGCAGGGTTTTCAAGAAAGTTGTTGGTGTGACGCCTGGGGATTTCCGCAAGTTGAAAAATACAGAGAAAAAGTATTAA
- a CDS encoding extracellular solute-binding protein: MQKRKTKKFAVLSLSMLFAGMTVLTACSSDKKEQAGQSAAPASSNAPAKAGNLKVEIWDRGNPPEGVTITNSFLTNFVKENFGKPNNINVEFVPVPRSEEVPKLNVLMASNTDVPDIVVTYDKGTFSKYASQGGLTELSDLLKQYGSNVSKLLGPEILNVGKYQGKQYAIPAKRAETGKYASFIRQDWLDKLNLKAPTTTDELYNVLKAFKEKDPGQTGGKVIPLGMSIAPAQYEPIIWSFIGNMSDQERFEKTQIREIPLLDPGFKEAIRFMNKLYNEGLMSRDFGLDKNKETLNKDISNGKVGFFSEDTINIYYNDGTYDALKKNVPTALLTPVDAYTNKDGKHAKPLDAPNGMYIMIPKSSKNAVEAVKYLDWMASGDNLLTMLKGVKGQNYNLDANGIPAVIDNVDAKAKNNTYSGGDMGILANGLVLDTQEKTDAAFIKNFPERYQSDVKNVLKFAVTDGIKQIISPRPIEAENKYGTTLIAKEEELIVKATMAKPSEFDATFDSMMSGYMSSGGQAIADERKAAWKEMQTK; encoded by the coding sequence ATGCAAAAAAGAAAAACGAAGAAGTTCGCCGTACTAAGTCTTTCCATGTTATTTGCAGGCATGACCGTATTGACCGCTTGTTCTTCTGATAAGAAAGAGCAGGCAGGCCAGAGCGCAGCTCCGGCAAGCAGCAATGCTCCAGCCAAAGCTGGCAACTTGAAAGTGGAGATCTGGGATCGCGGCAATCCGCCGGAAGGTGTCACGATTACGAACTCGTTCCTAACCAACTTTGTTAAAGAAAATTTCGGCAAGCCGAACAATATTAATGTTGAGTTTGTTCCGGTGCCGCGAAGTGAAGAAGTACCCAAGCTGAATGTTTTGATGGCTAGCAACACGGATGTTCCTGATATCGTGGTCACATACGATAAAGGTACTTTCAGTAAATATGCGTCTCAAGGCGGTTTGACAGAGCTTTCAGATTTGTTGAAGCAATACGGTTCGAATGTCAGCAAACTCCTTGGACCTGAAATTTTGAATGTTGGTAAATACCAAGGGAAGCAGTATGCGATTCCGGCGAAGCGAGCGGAAACAGGCAAGTATGCGTCTTTCATTCGTCAAGACTGGTTGGATAAATTGAATCTCAAGGCTCCCACAACGACCGATGAACTTTATAACGTATTAAAAGCTTTTAAAGAAAAAGATCCGGGACAAACAGGCGGCAAAGTAATTCCTCTTGGTATGAGTATTGCCCCTGCCCAGTACGAGCCTATTATCTGGTCCTTTATCGGTAATATGAGTGATCAAGAGCGCTTCGAGAAAACGCAAATTCGTGAAATTCCGTTGCTGGATCCGGGCTTCAAGGAGGCCATTCGGTTTATGAACAAGCTGTACAACGAAGGCTTGATGAGCAGAGACTTCGGTTTGGATAAAAATAAAGAAACATTGAATAAAGATATTTCCAACGGCAAAGTTGGTTTCTTCAGTGAGGATACCATCAACATTTACTACAACGATGGGACTTACGATGCTCTGAAGAAGAACGTCCCGACTGCGTTGCTGACTCCAGTGGATGCGTACACCAATAAAGACGGTAAACACGCTAAGCCGCTCGATGCTCCGAACGGTATGTACATCATGATTCCGAAGTCGAGCAAAAATGCTGTCGAAGCCGTTAAATATCTGGATTGGATGGCGTCGGGCGACAATCTGTTAACCATGCTTAAAGGGGTTAAGGGTCAGAACTACAATTTGGATGCTAATGGAATTCCGGCAGTGATCGACAACGTGGATGCTAAAGCTAAAAACAACACGTACAGCGGCGGCGATATGGGTATTCTCGCTAACGGTCTTGTTCTTGATACACAAGAGAAAACTGACGCAGCTTTTATTAAAAACTTCCCAGAAAGATATCAAAGCGATGTTAAAAATGTGCTTAAATTCGCTGTCACAGACGGGATTAAACAGATTATCTCGCCACGTCCGATTGAAGCTGAAAACAAATACGGAACAACATTGATTGCGAAAGAGGAAGAGCTGATCGTAAAAGCAACAATGGCGAAACCAAGTGAATTCGATGCTACATTCGACTCGATGATGAGTGGCTACATGTCCAGCGGCGGTCAAGCTATTGCTGACGAACGCAAAGCAGCATGGAAGGAAATGCAAACAAAGTAA
- a CDS encoding ABC transporter permease codes for MNVYLRRYWQLYALVALPIVYFFIFKYGPMYGVQIAFKDFNFFKGINGSDWIGFEAFREVFKNPDFVKALRNTFMLNFLDLLVSFPAPIILAIILFEIKVVWFKKLSQTILYIPHFISWVIIGGIVYQVFGNESGMINNIITGMGYPSIPFLSDKNYWLITYLLTGVWQSAGWGTILYLAALTGINKELFEAAEVDGAGRMKRILHITLPGIKTTVATLLILNLGNMVSIGFDRPYIIGNLIVRDYSEVLSTFVYRVGLESGQYTLATVVGLFQAVVGLIFLIGANFASKKLTGDGII; via the coding sequence ATGAACGTATACCTTCGACGATACTGGCAGCTGTATGCCTTAGTCGCATTGCCGATTGTTTACTTTTTCATCTTTAAATATGGACCGATGTATGGCGTACAAATTGCATTTAAGGATTTCAATTTTTTCAAAGGGATTAACGGAAGTGATTGGATAGGTTTTGAGGCATTTCGGGAAGTATTCAAAAATCCTGATTTTGTCAAGGCGCTGCGTAATACGTTTATGCTGAATTTTCTTGATCTTCTGGTATCTTTTCCAGCACCGATTATTTTGGCTATCATCCTGTTTGAAATAAAGGTCGTATGGTTTAAGAAGCTTTCCCAAACGATTTTATATATTCCCCATTTTATATCCTGGGTCATTATTGGCGGTATCGTTTACCAAGTTTTCGGCAATGAATCCGGCATGATTAACAATATAATCACCGGTATGGGCTATCCATCCATCCCGTTTCTATCGGATAAAAATTACTGGCTGATCACCTATCTATTAACGGGGGTATGGCAAAGCGCCGGGTGGGGAACGATTCTGTATCTGGCAGCTCTAACGGGAATTAACAAGGAATTATTTGAAGCAGCTGAGGTTGATGGAGCGGGAAGGATGAAGCGCATCTTGCATATCACGCTGCCGGGAATCAAAACAACCGTGGCAACGCTTCTGATTCTTAACCTAGGCAATATGGTATCCATCGGCTTTGACAGACCGTATATTATTGGAAATCTGATTGTTCGTGATTATTCGGAAGTTTTAAGTACGTTCGTGTATCGAGTCGGACTTGAATCCGGACAGTATACACTGGCCACAGTGGTCGGATTATTTCAGGCCGTCGTAGGGTTGATTTTCTTAATTGGAGCTAACTTCGCTTCCAAAAAGTTGACGGGTGACGGCATTATTTAA
- a CDS encoding carbohydrate ABC transporter permease, which translates to MNERAVNRVYDTVFIACVAVSVMLCLIPFIHIIAVSLSGTTPITSGKVSLWPLEVNLESYKKVFTNMAMIRSLGFTIFLTALSTVLCMIMTIAAAYPLSKKELKGRSILMVIIIFTMFFSGGMIPEYILMRSLNLLNSVWSLVLPGLVSAFNLIILISFFNSIPKALEESAEIDGCSYFGMLWRITLRLSMPALATLSLFYAVGRWNGFQDALMYITKPELYPLQLKLYQMIQNSQVNDLMRLEGSQMQTVVPESLKAATVIFSTVPILIVYPWLQRYFVSGVMLGAVKE; encoded by the coding sequence ATGAATGAACGGGCAGTAAACCGGGTATATGATACAGTTTTTATTGCATGCGTGGCAGTTAGCGTAATGCTCTGTCTTATTCCTTTTATCCATATTATTGCGGTATCTTTGAGCGGAACAACACCTATTACATCCGGTAAAGTTTCCTTATGGCCGCTTGAAGTGAACTTGGAATCGTACAAGAAAGTGTTTACGAATATGGCGATGATTCGTTCCTTGGGCTTTACGATCTTCTTGACGGCGTTAAGTACGGTATTGTGTATGATCATGACCATCGCCGCCGCGTACCCTTTATCGAAGAAAGAGCTTAAGGGGCGTTCAATCCTCATGGTGATCATCATTTTTACCATGTTTTTTAGCGGAGGCATGATACCGGAATATATTTTAATGCGCAGCCTGAATCTGCTGAACTCCGTATGGTCTTTAGTGCTGCCCGGTTTAGTCAGTGCATTTAATCTAATCATTCTCATTTCTTTCTTTAATAGCATACCTAAGGCATTGGAAGAGTCTGCGGAAATAGACGGATGCAGCTACTTCGGCATGCTGTGGCGGATTACCTTGCGCTTGTCCATGCCGGCGCTGGCCACACTGAGTCTTTTTTATGCGGTGGGAAGATGGAACGGATTTCAAGATGCTTTAATGTATATTACGAAGCCGGAGCTCTATCCGCTTCAATTGAAGCTTTATCAGATGATACAGAACAGTCAGGTCAACGACCTGATGAGACTGGAAGGCAGCCAGATGCAGACAGTTGTGCCAGAAAGCTTAAAAGCCGCTACTGTTATATTCTCTACAGTTCCGATTCTCATCGTTTACCCTTGGCTGCAGCGCTATTTTGTTTCCGGAGTTATGCTGGGCGCGGTTAAAGAGTAA
- a CDS encoding sugar phosphate isomerase/epimerase family protein yields the protein MNRINKSPFSFSTCWNIKKHAIGRSMIEEIRSLGFSKVELNYNVTKDMLTTIEPMIERGEISISSVHNTFPHVADPDYGTDSVLLGFEDEQRRQRAVQLLLRSAEYAHRYGAEAVVVHPGEVPFDFNIDHELKAIYKSEGPDSSAYRGLWKKMIERREALIEFYIQNIQRSLEEVCNESVKRGYKVQFGIETRSRCNQIPTLQEANTIIDTLAGAPLGLWYDIGHGIMMERMGLYDNAREANEMIGKIVGIHIHETIELSDHWCPYLHSGDMTYFDRFLPIIAAAPIKVYELKAACTPEDIEQSHRILLDKLEAQTGFASMEKEGKPYGLS from the coding sequence ATGAATCGGATAAATAAATCACCTTTTTCATTCTCTACCTGTTGGAATATCAAGAAACATGCAATCGGCCGTTCAATGATCGAGGAGATTCGTTCTCTTGGCTTTTCGAAGGTAGAACTGAATTATAACGTGACGAAAGACATGCTTACGACGATTGAGCCCATGATCGAACGCGGCGAGATAAGCATTTCCAGTGTCCATAATACATTTCCACATGTGGCCGATCCGGATTATGGAACGGATTCGGTCCTTCTCGGCTTCGAAGACGAGCAGCGGCGCCAACGTGCCGTTCAATTGCTCCTTCGTTCCGCCGAATATGCCCATAGATACGGCGCAGAAGCCGTTGTCGTTCATCCAGGTGAAGTTCCCTTTGATTTCAATATTGATCACGAGCTGAAGGCCATTTATAAGTCGGAAGGGCCGGATTCGTCCGCTTATCGCGGGTTGTGGAAGAAAATGATCGAGCGGCGGGAAGCGCTGATCGAATTTTATATACAGAACATTCAGAGAAGCCTGGAAGAAGTATGTAACGAGTCTGTTAAACGGGGTTACAAAGTTCAATTCGGTATTGAAACCAGATCACGCTGCAATCAAATACCGACACTTCAAGAGGCCAATACCATCATAGATACGCTGGCTGGAGCGCCGCTTGGACTCTGGTATGACATTGGGCATGGCATCATGATGGAACGAATGGGACTTTACGATAACGCACGCGAAGCGAATGAGATGATTGGCAAAATCGTAGGTATCCATATCCATGAGACGATCGAACTGTCAGATCACTGGTGCCCGTACTTGCATAGCGGGGATATGACGTATTTTGATAGGTTCCTTCCTATCATAGCTGCAGCTCCGATTAAAGTTTATGAGCTGAAAGCTGCTTGCACACCTGAGGATATTGAACAGAGTCATCGGATATTGCTGGATAAACTTGAAGCGCAAACAGGATTTGCGTCCATGGAGAAAGAGGGTAAACCGTATGGTCTATCATAA